The genomic window AGCGGGTCGTAGTTGATGGCCCACTCGTCTATTCCGCCTTTAAGGCTTTTCACCTTTTTGAATCCAAGGTTTCTTAAGAATGTGGTTGCTCTCAGGCTTCTTACGCCGTGATGGCAGTGTACGACTATCTCATCCGCCGTGTCCAGTTCGTTTACCCTGGAGTGAAGCTCGTTAAGGGGGATCAGTTTAGAGCCTTCCAGGCGGCAGATTTCGTACTCGCCCGGTTCTCTGACGTCAAGAATAACTATGTCTTTTCCATTCTCTAGAAGTTCGTGAAATTCGTCTACCGTTATTTCCAGGTCCTCTCCGGTGATACCCTCTTCGCCGCGGCCAAGCCCGCAGAATTCCTCATAGTCTATAAGTCCTTTGATCGTAGCATTTTCTCCGCAGATGGGGCAATTGGGGTCTTTTCGGAGTTTCAATTCCCTTATCTTCATCTCCATCACGTCGAGGAATAGCAGTTTTCCAATGAGCGGGTTGCCCGTTCCCAGGATCAGCTTTATCGCTTCTGCGGCCTGCATGGTGCCGATTATTCCCGGAAGTATTCCCAAAACCCCTCCTTCGGCACAGCTCGGGACCATTCCCGGAGGTGGGGGTTCCGGATAGAGGCAGCGATAGCACGGTCCTCTCATGGCGTCGAACACGCTTACCTGCCCCTCGAATCGGAAAATACTTCCGTACACGTTGGGTTTTCCGAGGAGCACGCAGGAGTCATTAACTAAATAGCGTGTGGCAAAATTATCGGTGCCATCCACCACAATATCGTATTTTTTAATTATGTCGAGGGCGTTTTCCGATGTCAGCCTGGTATTGTAGGTATCAATTTGTATTTCCGAGTTGATTTCATGAACCCGTTCCTTTGCCGATTCTACTTTGAGCTTTCCAACCTTGGCCTCGCTGTGAAGTATCTGTCTCTGGAGGTTACTGAAATCGACTACGTCAAAATCCACTATGCCCAGGCGTCCTACGCCCGCCGCCGCCAGGTAGAGCGCTAGAGGGGACCCGAGCCCCCCTGCGCCTATACAGAGCACGCTGGAAGAGGCAAGCTTTTCCTGTCCTTTAACCCCGACCTCGGGCATTATCAGATGTCTGCTATAGCGACTGATTTGCTGGTTTGTAAGAGCCATTACCGGTTACCTTCCTTTAACTTGAGAATTCCCTGTGGCTTGCCACAGGGTTACCTTATCTATCCTCCCCCTTGATGGTGTAGGATCAAGGTGGGGGGTGATTCACCCTCGCCTTCATCCCCTCCCATCAAGGGAGGGGAAATTTTTGGATACCCTGCAGTTTGCAGGGTGGTTCATTTCTAAATATTGAAGATAAAAAGGTTAATATAAAATTCTCTTGTTTTCAAATGGGTTGCCTTATCCCACCGTGGACTGGGTAAGTTCAGGCAGATTTATATATTAAGATGGTGAAATCAGGCAAAAGAGGCAGCTTTTTAGGCTGCCTCTCAATTTTTCTGGTAGGTGAGCGCGGTCTATCTTAATCCCTAACTATGAAACCGGTGATGAACTGTCGGGGAACATCCCCAATCTCTTCCATATCTTCGTCCTGGTCGGTTATCAAGACGTGAACCGAATCGCTTGGGCCAAATTCCGACAGGTCAGCGTAAAATCTCCCTCTTCCTTTACTGTCGGTCGTAAATGACCCGAGATAAACCAAGTAAGGGAGTCCCTCAGAACTGTTACTAACTACAATTGAGGGCGGCATTGGCGGTTCTTCATCATCCGGGAGACACTCTTCCTCTACACACTCGTCAGGCTCTGGCGTGGGCTCGGGCTCCGGTTCGGGTTCGGAGCAAACATTGTTCATGCCCGGTGTATAAACAAAGAGCACATCATAGGTTTTATTAGGCACTGTACCCCTCACTCTCAGTTCGAGTTTTCCATGATGAGCGATTCTAACCCTGCTTTGCTGGGACATTTCTAGGGGGTCGGCGCCTAGAAGTTCACTTTCTGCTTCGAGTCCGCAGAGCATTGTAGTCTCGCTGCATTTGACAAGAGGGGCCTTGAATTCTTGAAAATTTGAATCCCTTGGTCCAGCCTTGGCGATAAAGCTAATTCCAAAAGCAAAAAATACTACCAG from Thermodesulfobacteriota bacterium includes these protein-coding regions:
- the moeB gene encoding molybdopterin-synthase adenylyltransferase MoeB; the encoded protein is MALTNQQISRYSRHLIMPEVGVKGQEKLASSSVLCIGAGGLGSPLALYLAAAGVGRLGIVDFDVVDFSNLQRQILHSEAKVGKLKVESAKERVHEINSEIQIDTYNTRLTSENALDIIKKYDIVVDGTDNFATRYLVNDSCVLLGKPNVYGSIFRFEGQVSVFDAMRGPCYRCLYPEPPPPGMVPSCAEGGVLGILPGIIGTMQAAEAIKLILGTGNPLIGKLLFLDVMEMKIRELKLRKDPNCPICGENATIKGLIDYEEFCGLGRGEEGITGEDLEITVDEFHELLENGKDIVILDVREPGEYEICRLEGSKLIPLNELHSRVNELDTADEIVVHCHHGVRSLRATTFLRNLGFKKVKSLKGGIDEWAINYDPL